GCGAACTGAAAGCGCAGCTTGAAACAGGTCTGGCGGGCATCGTCGAGCTTGGAGCGGATTTCTTCCGTCGAGAGGGCGCGAATATCTTCGGCTTTCATAGCCTACTCGCCTCCCGTCAGATCGGTCCGCTTGGCGAACTTGGTGCGGATTGCCAGCTTGTGCGAGGCCAGGCGCAGCGCCACGCGGGCGGCGTCTTCGGGAAGGCCTGAGATCTCAAACAGGATCCGCCCCGGCTTGACGACGGCTACCCAGTGATCGACCCCGCCCTTGCCCTTGCCCATCCGGGTCTCGGCCGGCTTCTGCGTCACCGGCTTGTCGGGGAAGATGCGGATCCACACCTTGCCCCGGCGCTTCATGTAGCGCACCAATGTGCGTCGGGTGGCCTCGAT
This genomic window from Anaerolineales bacterium contains:
- the rplP gene encoding 50S ribosomal protein L16, whose amino-acid sequence is MLMPKRVMPGRLKQMRGRMKGKESRGVEVNFGEFGLQALEPGWVTARQIEATRRTLVRYMKRRGKVWIRIFPDKPVTQKPAETRMGKGKGGVDHWVAVVKPGRILFEISGLPEDAARVALRLASHKLAIRTKFAKRTDLTGGE